The Raphanus sativus cultivar WK10039 chromosome 2, ASM80110v3, whole genome shotgun sequence DNA segment CTAAGTTTCCTCTCTTCACTTATGTATTAACAATTTGTTAAGTGTATTTAGGGTTGTCCTAGTTGCAACTTAACAGGCTGTATGTCTTAATGTCCAAGTCTAAACGGGTGGGCAAACCCGCTTTCACATCCCTTGATAATGAGTTTTCTTCTAATTTATTACTTCAGTTTTGTAAGATCAAGAATTAAAAGTTGAGGGTAACGGTATTTAACGAGATGCAAGTTAACTTGTATTATCAGAATAtccttttaaattatatttccttatatatatGGGCAACGGCCCATAAAAAAGCCCATCCAGAAATCTGTGTTTAGTTGTTTACTACGGTTAGCTTATCCACGGCAAAGTTGAACCCAAAAAAGTTATTCACATGCCGCACTCCTAAAAGAAACTAAACCTTTTTTTTACCGTCAAggttttttatattaataaagaaacGGGCCAAGCCCAGAATACACGGCCAATGGCCCACATACAAACTTAAAAGGTCAGAAGCCCAACAACCTACACACTATGTCCAATACTTTAAACGGGCCAACAGGCCCAACCATAAAACCGTGCACATCGTCAGCCAAATGACGCGTCAAGGAGACTGGCAGCTGGACACGTGTGAGCATCTAGACTATCAGTATGCCACGCGTCGCTACCGCCTCGACTTGACCATCTCAGCCGCGAATCGTCACCGGAACTACACCACCGCCTCTTCGTTACACCGGAGCTCAGAACCGAACCGCCTCCGGCGAAACCATCTCACGTCTCCCAACTCTGTCTTTTCATCGGAGAGCTTTATCTCTCTTGGATATCGCTTCCAACAAAGCCAGTACATCACCACTCAAACCACAAAAGCGTAAACACCCGATCCAAAACCAGATTGCAAACCCTAAAAAACAAAAGGATAACCTAAAGTCGGCGACGCAGGCTGTGGAAACCCTCACCTTCCAGCGGCAAAACCGACGACGGTGAAGCTGAAGAAACTTCCACCTTGCGGGGACAGAAACCGGCGGCAACATAGCTGTGTAAGCCTCAGCCTCCCGGAATCGCAAGCTACACACGACGAGCCTCTTCACCGCGCCATGATTTCCAGACAACCGCGTCTTCACTCCACGGAACCCCCACTGGAAGTACCTGGCCAAAGCTTAAACAAAGCGGACACCGGAAGAGATAAGAAAGAAACCAAGAGCGGATGATTTATACACAAAGTCAACAGACTCCAGCGACGGAACGCGTGCTCACGCGCCGTCCGTACGCCGGAACCAAAACCAAGATCtactttctctcttttctctttcttggatgacaaaataaatatagtgatttttaaaaaaagaaactaaacctAGTTGAGAGAAAAATAGAGAAGGATGGAGTGTTTGATTGGTTTCAACTTTCTAAGACAATGGAACATGTCGAAAGTCAAATGTGGTTTTGATGTCAGAGATTATAGCTTCGGTCTGTCGAGTAAGGCTGATTATTATCGTTAAATTTGATCCGATTCGCTATTCATTTCCATTCGATTTGAAGAATTTGGATATCTAAAAagcttataataaaaaatagtaaaatgtgatattcataaaaacaaaataaattacatatataattttttaaaaaaaatcggaTATCCGATCTGATTCTTATCTTTATAGAATGTAATGTAATTGTATATACAAATCATTATATCTATACATATTTTATGGTACaatttggttaattttttattttaagtttttttcaattttttattttgagttattACATatccaatttaatttttatattgagTCAAATGTTAACATGCGATTTCTTAACATTTTAGACCAAAAAACATGCGATTTCTTATTAGGTTtgttagtaaatatatatattttactttacaATTTTTATCAAAGATATTAGTTTATTAGTATGCTattgtcatttttattttaaattgatattatctaagtatttaataattttaatgttatatatacatttttaatataattgatGGATCGAATCGAATAATCTgtgaatatttaaaaatacttcGGACATCCGAGTACAGAAACTTCTAAAATTAAACTTCTAATATTTctcttttattgtttttagaGAACCCCTGtctgttgttcaaaaaaaaaaagagaacccCTGTCTGATATTAGAGGTGTACATTCTCTTATGTCTTTCAAGCTAATAAGGATTCTCTTATGTACTCATATTAGAGGTGTACATGGTCATGATCTTAACAAAGACTTGCTATTCTAGTTTCCATCTTCCAAaatctgttttatattttattatctaattaAACACCGTTACCAAAACACTGAAATTCAAATGCCACTTGACTTCACAATCCAAACTAGGGCTAGGCGtgcgggtacccattcgggtttcggttcagtccattcgggttttgggttttcggggtcaaagatttcagcctcatttggatatttctaaattttggttcgggttcggttcggatctttgcgggttcggtttgggttcggataacccatttaaaatgtttttaaattttcaaaatttattatatactttaaattttcaaaatctataaaaagataatatattacatataaattttcataacatatatgtcaaaataccttaatttaacatataaattggttttctttgaatatttggataaagaatcaatagatatttaactattttggtgtttccAGATACTTatgctattttaaacatttaattttgactatttgcatatattttccgagtattttggaaaacttaaaggtattttatatatttttaatatacattatatatatataaataatgtatatatttaagtatataaatttatttcggatacattcggatacccaaaatattttggttcggatcgggttcggtttcggttctttaaataccgaaattttgaacccattcggatatttaatcaatttcggtttgggttcggtgctactttttcggatcgggttcggttcggtttttcgggttcgaattttttgcccagccctaatccAAACACTGACAAGCCGTTTATGGAAACTTCCCAAAAGCCAAAGCTGTTTACCGCCTTTCTATGAGTGAGAAGAGCAACTAGGGTTCTTTTGGATCTCTGAAAGACAATGGCTCTGTTTTTGTAGCTCTGTGTAAGAAACTCATATCCTCCATATTACAATTCTTtgatatgtgtttttttttttttttgctaaaatttgggaTTCTTTGATATGTCGCAGTCTTACTTACGTGTTTTGTAGTCTCTGACTTCGGTTTATGTCCACATGGACGCAGGGACAATGCTCGTTTCTTCTCATCATTGCCTGAGTTTCCGGAGGGACAAGTCGGGAAGCACAGGTTCTTCGAAACcgaaaaaggaagaaaaagtgTACAGCAGTGAGAAGACGGTTCCGCAGGAGCTTAATGGGCAACCTCTGTTAGGAGCATCACAGGGTTGGGTTGCTTGCCGGGAAAACAAAGAGTTTACCGTGCATCTCACGGATCTGTACAAGCCATGGGTTTCATCCCCAAGGGTCATATCATTGCCTTCTATTGGGTTTAAACCCTCAACACATGCCACCGAAgtgtctctctcttcttctgatCCTCTCCAAGACGAAGACTTTTATGTAGCTGCAAAGTTCAGTGACTATCAGCTCAGTGTATGCAGGCCTTGCGAAGACTCTAAATGGACTCACATCGATACCCCTTACTCTCTTTTACCAGCTTCTGATCTCATGTATTCCAAGAGAGAGAAAACCTTCCACTTCACCAGTTTCAAGGGTCTTTACATGGGTTCTTTGGATATATGCAATAAGAAGCTTAAGTTTCAAGACCTACGCCTACGTAACCAGCCTAAGATTTCAGAGGCATGGTGGGAGATGTTGGACAAGTGTTTCATGAGCAACCATTTAGTGGAATCTCCCTCTGGTGAATTATTCTTCATCAAATGGTAAGTGTTTGGAATCTCTTGAACAATTTAGCTACTTCTAAATACAGAGCCGGTCTTTAGATTTTGGTGGCATCGACGATTTAATAAAgcttttaatatgttttaaacaATTTTCGAAAAACTTGTTTATGTAAATTATCTCTAAAATTTTGGGCCGGCTATGCAGTTTTAATCCATCCAAGTAGCCTAGAGACTGAGCTGCTTGTTTCTACGTAGGTACACACTTTGCATTCGCAGAGAGGATGAGGAATGGATAATGATGCACAGCGTAACTAAGCGGTTCATGGTGTTTAGGCAAGATGAGAAGAGCAAAGACTTTTATTACACTGATGATATTAGAGATCTCTGCATCTTCCTTGGCCAGAGTGAAGCCTTCTGTCTCTCGGCTAGCATGTATCCAGGACTCAAACCTAACTCCATCTATTACATTGGCTCTGGACTTGGATCTTACAATCTAGCTTCCGGTACGGTCCGTTCCTTTGATCCCCCACGTGGTAAACCCTTGCTGGTCCATTACCCTTACTGGCTTCATCCCACTAATTCCATTGCGTAACAATTATATGTGAACCTTctttataatgatattttttcatatttgttaTTGGTTTTGTACTTTTAATTCATAACAGCACATTCAGTAGGCAACCCTACGCCAAATCTTTTAGCATCATTGCAGTAGTTGTAGATCATGAAGTTGCTTTGGACCCACTTAAGCCTCTTCATGCTATTTTCATCGATCCCTTCGTTGAGCCATGAGTTTGGACCATCACCACCGCAAGATACATTAGTGCCAGGGGCCGACCATTCACAGTTTTGAACCTTATAGTTCCTGTAAGAAGCCGTGAAAGGCGCTTTGGACCAGTCAGTCTTCACGAGCCCACCTCTCGTGGCCCAGTCATCTGCGTTCCATAAGCTGGAATGGAGTCTCATTGCTTGTTTCTCAGGATAAGCTACGTTCATCGTTTTCAAGTTCTTGAATTCTCTTATCGGTGTACCGTCCACATAGAATCTGTCAAAGATTCGACTCTTAAATATTGCTATGTTATGCTAAAGAGATGAATAGAGGCTAGATATTTTTGGTTTACATTATGGTTTTAGGGTTCCAGAGGATGGAGTAAGTGTGAAAATCAACGGTGGGATCGAACCAGAGACGAAACTGTTGTTCTCTATCACCTTTTCCTTGTGTGATAACATTTGTGTGGACTGTATAAGGATCACCACTTAGATTCCCCAAAAATTCGAAGTCTATCTCATCCCACATCGTTCCTTTAGACGCAAGCTACATAACATACACAGAAGCACATAAGTAAAGAACACGTtatatcatacaaaaatatattatattaaaaatgatgagtATTATGTTTTCTTACATAGTAAGATGTGACAGTACCAGCTGAGTTTCCAGGGACAAGCTTGAGATCCATAGAGATCTTACCAAACAAGGACTGACCCTTGGACTGAAAACCAGAGCCTGAAGCTTTGTCAAGAGACAATGTAATGGCTTGACCGTTTTCGAGGATCTTTGCTTTGTTGCTTCCCCATAT contains these protein-coding regions:
- the LOC108833821 gene encoding uncharacterized protein LOC108833821, with protein sequence MYSKREKTFHFTSFKGLYMGSLDICNKKLKFQDLRLRNQPKISEAWWEMLDKCFMSNHLVESPSGELFFIKWYTLCIRREDEEWIMMHSVTKRFMVFRQDEKSKDFYYTDDIRDLCIFLGQSEAFCLSASMYPGLKPNSIYYIGSGLGSYNLASGTVRSFDPPRGKPLLVHYPYWLHPTNSIA
- the LOC108835381 gene encoding xyloglucan endotransglucosylase/hydrolase protein 24 → MGCSQILISLSILSCSALILAGDFRQDIDIIWGSNKAKILENGQAITLSLDKASGSGFQSKGQSLFGKISMDLKLVPGNSAGTVTSYYLASKGTMWDEIDFEFLGNLSGDPYTVHTNVITQGKGDREQQFRLWFDPTVDFHTYSILWNPKTIIFYVDGTPIREFKNLKTMNVAYPEKQAMRLHSSLWNADDWATRGGLVKTDWSKAPFTASYRNYKVQNCEWSAPGTNVSCGGDGPNSWLNEGIDENSMKRLKWVQSNFMIYNYCNDAKRFGVGLPTECAVMN